From Meles meles chromosome 5, mMelMel3.1 paternal haplotype, whole genome shotgun sequence, one genomic window encodes:
- the PGK2 gene encoding phosphoglycerate kinase 2, protein MSLSKKLTLDKLDVKGKRVIMRVDFNVPMKKNQITNNQRIKASIPSIKYCLDNGARSVVLMSHLGRPNGVPMPDKYSLEPVAAELKSLLGKDVLFLKDCVGPEVEKACANPATGSVILLENLRFHVEEEGKGQDPSGNKLKAEPDKVKAFRASLSKLGDVYVNDAFGTAHRAHSSMVGVDLPQKASGFLMKKELDYFAKALENPERPFLAILGGAKVADKIQLIQNMLDKVNEMIIGGGMAFTFLKVLNNMEIGASLFDEEGAKIVKRIIAKASEKGVNITFPVDFVTADKFEENAKVGHATIASGIPAGWMALDCGPETHKKNAQVVAQAKLIVWNGPVGVFEWDAFAKGTKALMDEIVKATSRGCITIIGGGDTATCCAKWNTEDKVSHVSTGGGASLELLEGKVLPGVEALSNV, encoded by the coding sequence ATGTCTCTTTCTAAGAAATTAACTTTGGACAAGCTAGATGTTAAAGGCAAGCGAGTCATCATGAGAGTAGATTTTAATGTCCCCATGAAGAAGAACCAGATTACAAATAACCAGAGAATCAAAGCTTCCATCCCAAGCATCAAGTACTGTCTAGATAATGGAGCCAGGTCAGTAGTTCTTATGAGTCATCTAGGTCGACCTAATGGTGTTCCCATGCCAGATAAATACTCACTAGAGCCTGTTGCTGCCGAGCTCAAATCCTTACTGGGCAAGGATGTTCTGTTTCTAAAGGACTGTGTGGGCCCAGAAGTGGAGAAAGCCTGTGCGAACCCAGCTACTGGTTCAGTTATCCTACTGGAGAACCTGCGCTTTCAtgtggaggaagaaggaaaaggccAAGATCCTTCTGGAAATAAGCTTAAAGCTGAACCAGATAAAGTAAAAGCCTTCCGAGCATCACTCTCCAAACTAGGGGATGTCTATGTCAATGATGCTTTTGGCACTGCTCACCGGGCCCACAGTTCTATGGTGGGAGTGGATCTGCCCCAGAAAGCATCTGGATTCCTGATGAAAAAAGAGCTGGATTATTTTGCCAAAGCCTTGGAAAACCCAGAGAGACCCTTTCTGGCTATACTTGGTGGAGCCAAAGTAGCAGACAAAATCCAACTTATCCAAAATATGCTGGATAAGGTCAATGAGATGATAATTGGTGGTGGAATGGCTTTTACCTTCCTTAAGGTACTCAACAACATGGAGATTGGTGCATCCCTCTTTGATGAAGAGGGGGCCAAGATTGTCAAACGTATCATAGCTAAAGCCAGCGAGAAAGGTGTGAACATTACCTTTCCTGTCGACTTTGTCACTGCTGACAAATTTGAGGAGAACGCTAAGGTTGGCCACGCCACTATAGCATCAGGCATACCTGCTGGCTGGATGGCTTTAGACTGTGGTCCTGAGACCCATAAGAAAAATGCTCAGGTTGTGGCCCAAGCCAAGCTAATTGTGTGGAATGGTCCTGTAGGGGTATTTGAATGGGATGCATTTGctaagggaacaaaagctcttATGGATGAAATTGTGAAAGCCACTTCTAGGGGCTGCATCACTATTATAGGAGGTGGTGACACTGCTACCTGCTGTGCCAAATGGAACACTGAAGATAAAGTCAGCCATGTGAGCACTGGAGGAGGTGCTAGTCTGGAACTCCTGGAAGGTAAAGTCCTTCCTGGAGTGGAAGCCCTCAGCAACGTATAG